From Streptosporangiales bacterium, one genomic window encodes:
- a CDS encoding response regulator, whose amino-acid sequence MRVLIVEDEPYLAEAIRDGLRLEAIAADIAGDGDTALELLSIHAYDIAVLDRD is encoded by the coding sequence ATGCGTGTGTTGATCGTCGAGGACGAGCCCTATCTGGCAGAGGCCATCCGCGATGGCCTACGCCTGGAAGCGATCGCCGCCGACATCGCCGGTGACGGTGACACCGCTCTGGAACTGCTGAGCATCCACGCCTACGACATCGCCGTCCTCGACCGCGATAT
- a CDS encoding peptidase M15: MPHSEPARTTTRRTRSTILAALVVVSATLIGVLSCRSLASSSSPAASPSSTASPSSAASPSDTRHHRHGALGKAAGAVPDGVTVFDDDIPAVANLDPDLLGALRQAATDAADDDVEFFVNSGWRSPEYQEQLLREAVKKYGSEKEAARWVATPDTSAHVSGDAIDIGPSEATAWLSKHGAEYGLCQIYRNEPWHYELRPDAIDDGCPPMYADPTHDPRMQQ, from the coding sequence ATGCCGCACAGCGAACCAGCACGAACCACAACCCGCCGTACCCGATCGACCATCCTCGCTGCCCTTGTAGTCGTCAGCGCGACGCTCATCGGCGTCCTCAGTTGCCGGTCGCTGGCGTCCTCGTCCTCCCCGGCCGCATCACCTTCCTCGACGGCATCACCCTCCTCGGCCGCATCGCCCAGCGACACTCGTCACCACCGCCATGGTGCACTTGGCAAGGCAGCTGGCGCCGTCCCTGACGGCGTAACGGTCTTCGATGACGACATTCCCGCCGTGGCCAACCTCGACCCCGATCTGCTCGGTGCCCTGCGCCAAGCGGCAACTGACGCCGCGGACGACGACGTCGAGTTCTTCGTCAATAGCGGCTGGCGTTCCCCGGAGTACCAGGAACAACTACTCCGTGAGGCGGTTAAGAAGTACGGCTCGGAAAAGGAAGCCGCCCGATGGGTGGCCACCCCCGACACGTCTGCTCACGTGTCGGGGGACGCGATCGACATCGGGCCCTCCGAGGCCACGGCGTGGCTGTCCAAGCACGGCGCCGAGTACGGGCTGTGCCAGATCTACCGCAACGAACCCTGGCACTACGAACTGCGCCCCGACGCCATCGATGACGGCTGCCCGCCCATGTACGCCGACCCCACGCACGACCCGAGGATGCAGCAGTGA
- the alr gene encoding alanine racemase, with the protein MTSTHGIEPVSPRAVPQLRIELEAVARNTRMLADRSGRPVMAVVKANGFGVGAVNSARTALANGADSAGVTSIAEALELRDAGIDSPILSWLNPVEADFATAIARDIDLAVPSLEHLDAVTKATDTARRVARIHLHVDVGMYRDGAPRAYWPDLFESAAARQSHGAVVVIGVMGHLGHAETPADPLNAIGKAAYAEALAMAEQCGIRPRIRHLAATAATLNDGQTHYDACRVGAGLAGIDPSGSVQLHQPFTLTAPIVSIRDVPDGAFVGYGRSYQTTRPSRLAQLPLGYADGLARQASGRAEVLINGSRRRIVGRISMDQAVVDLGDTLAQPGDPAIVFGPGAGGEPTVAQWAEWANTLPHAIVTGIGERVRRVVVSPEGDQ; encoded by the coding sequence GTGACCAGCACGCACGGCATCGAACCGGTGTCTCCTAGGGCAGTGCCGCAGTTGCGGATCGAGCTGGAGGCCGTGGCCCGCAACACCCGCATGCTTGCTGATCGCAGTGGCCGACCGGTGATGGCTGTGGTCAAGGCGAACGGCTTCGGTGTAGGTGCAGTGAACTCAGCTCGCACCGCCCTGGCCAACGGCGCGGACAGCGCGGGGGTGACCAGCATCGCGGAGGCGCTCGAGCTACGCGACGCGGGCATCGACTCGCCGATCCTGAGCTGGTTGAACCCGGTGGAGGCAGATTTCGCCACCGCGATCGCCCGCGACATCGACCTGGCCGTGCCCTCGCTTGAGCACCTCGACGCCGTGACGAAAGCCACCGACACAGCGCGGCGGGTGGCGCGGATCCACCTGCACGTCGATGTGGGCATGTACCGCGACGGAGCGCCACGCGCCTACTGGCCCGACCTGTTCGAATCGGCTGCGGCGAGACAGAGCCACGGGGCCGTTGTCGTCATCGGCGTGATGGGGCACCTCGGCCATGCCGAAACACCCGCCGACCCCCTCAACGCGATCGGTAAGGCCGCCTACGCCGAAGCGCTGGCAATGGCTGAGCAATGCGGCATCCGGCCTCGGATCCGGCATCTGGCGGCGACCGCGGCAACGCTGAACGACGGACAGACGCATTACGACGCCTGCCGGGTGGGAGCGGGGCTGGCCGGGATCGACCCGAGCGGGTCCGTGCAGCTCCACCAGCCGTTCACGCTGACCGCCCCTATCGTGTCGATTCGTGACGTGCCCGATGGCGCGTTCGTCGGATACGGGCGCAGCTACCAGACGACGCGGCCGTCCCGGCTGGCGCAGCTCCCGCTCGGATACGCCGACGGGTTGGCGAGGCAGGCGTCGGGTCGCGCCGAGGTGCTGATAAACGGGTCGCGCCGCCGGATCGTCGGGCGAATCAGCATGGATCAGGCTGTCGTCGATCTAGGTGACACCCTCGCTCAACCCGGTGACCCGGCGATCGTTTTCGGCCCCGGCGCCGGCGGGGAACCGACGGTGGCGCAGTGGGCCGAGTGGGCCAACACCCTGCCGCACGCCATCGTCACTGGGATAGGTGAGAGGGTGCGGCGCGTCGTGGTGTCACCTG